CGGGGATCCCGCGCGCGAACTGCCGGATGAGGAAAATGCCGAAGACGCTGGCCAGCGACGGCACGAGCACGCCGGCCCAGGTGTTGACCAGCCCCATCGAGCGCAGCAGCAGGAAGAGCGGCAGCATCGAGACCTGCCCGGGAATGACCATCGTCGCCACGAGCCCTTGGAAGATCCTGTCCCGCCCGGCGAAGCGCAGCTTGGCGAACGCGTACCCCGCGAGCGAGTTGAAGAAGAGCGAGAGGAGCGTCGCGCCGACGGCGATCGCCGCGCTGTTGAGCAGGCAGCGGCCGAGGTCCAGCCGCTCGAACAGCGCGCGGTAGTGCTGGAGCGTCGGCTGCGACGGCAGCAGCCGCGGCGGGTAGGTGTTCGCCTCACCCGCCGGCATCAGCGAGGCCGAGACCATCCAGAAGAGCGGGAAGGCGACGACCACCGCGCCGAGGACCAGCGCGGCGAGGAGCAGCAGGCGCGCGAGGCGGCGGTTCACTTGCCCGCCTCCCGCCGCAGCCGGAACTGCAGCGCCGAGGCCAGCAGGATGATCGCGAAGAGGGCGAAGGCGATCGCCGCGGCGTAGCCCATGTTCCACCAGCGGAACCCCTGCTTGTAC
This is a stretch of genomic DNA from bacterium. It encodes these proteins:
- a CDS encoding carbohydrate ABC transporter permease, which translates into the protein MNRRLARLLLLAALVLGAVVVAFPLFWMVSASLMPAGEANTYPPRLLPSQPTLQHYRALFERLDLGRCLLNSAAIAVGATLLSLFFNSLAGYAFAKLRFAGRDRIFQGLVATMVIPGQVSMLPLFLLLRSMGLVNTWAGVLVPSLASVFGIFLIRQFARGIPDELLDAARVDGASEWWIYRRIVLPLCRPVLATLAIFTFLGAWNDFMWPLVVLTDDRRYTLPVALANLVGEHAQDTELMMAGSVLTIAPVLIVFLALQRHYIAGIMMGSVKE